A window of the Podospora bellae-mahoneyi strain CBS 112042 chromosome 6, whole genome shotgun sequence genome harbors these coding sequences:
- a CDS encoding hypothetical protein (EggNog:ENOG503PQ5D): MRSLPLYLSLFVSALAGINWDIYEHGVVPSFKWSRPFPDDGTDPGGFEVHCKAKKTFRAKMYKLSDLPEDPPTGLSPWRHAIEDFMDHTKEFMGSWDGVDHKGENREIVVMEYKDVPLEVREWIEQQQRDEETEKPNKKKWWFGVFEKPQEHGQRIIGTVKPTPTPVPQGGHAPDVKDIKLEDKILVFPGGAIYEILPLWVAGGSGACERELNNLPKYKHQAIDHCVIAWVTDHTKPHRENGKRDMEFTIEAMAVTESEDGKRSRLMWERLHRTIKRNDRKQQREERQKKKKELEEGILRDEL, from the exons ATGAGGTCTTTGCCACTTTACCTTTCCCTCTTTGTCTCAGCTCTAGCCGGCATAAACTGGGACATCTATGAGCATGGCGTAGTTCCTTCATTCAAATGGTCCCGCCCCTTTCCCGACGATGGCACCGATCCAGGAGGGTTCGAGGTACATTGCAAGGCCAAAAAGACTTTCCGCGCCAAGATGTACAAGCTTTCCGATTTACCAGAAGACCCTCCTACAGGGCTATCCCCATGGCGCCACGCAATCGAGGACTTTATGGATCACACAAAAGAGTTCATGGGAAGCTGGGATGGTGTCGATCACAAAGGAGAAAACCGGGAgattgtggtgatggagtaCAAAGATGTCCCACTTGAAGTTCGGGAGTGGatcgagcagcagcagagggaCGAAGAGACTGAGAAacccaacaagaagaagtgGTGGTTTGGCGTGTTCGAGAAGCCGCAAGAGCATGGACAGAGGATCATTGGCACAGTAAAACCCACTCCTACACCTGTTCCACAAGGTGGCCATGCCCCTGATGTGAAAGACATCAAATTGGAGGATAAGATTTTGGTCTTTCCAGGGGGTGCAATCTATGAAATTTTACCACTATGGGTGGCAGGGGGGAGTGGGGCTTGTGAGC GCGAGCTCAACAATCTACCCAAATATAAGCACCAGGCCATAGACCACTGCGTCATTGCTTGGGTAACTGACCACACCAAACCGCATCGTGAGAATGGCAAGCGGGATATGGAGTTTACCATTGAAGCCATGGCGGTGACTGAGAGCGAAGACGGAAAACGCTCGCGTCTAATGTGGGAGAGATTACACCGAACTATCAAGAGGAATGACAGAAAGCAGCAAAGAGAGGAgagacaaaagaagaagaaagagcTTGAAGAAGGGATTCTGAGAGA